One window from the genome of Paucidesulfovibrio gracilis DSM 16080 encodes:
- a CDS encoding MlaE family ABC transporter permease, with product MEGRAAGEGAVNALTPLTLLGRHFLKIVDEMGAMFLFCLHAMRLIFSSLGQFPKIVRQVYFIGVKSITVIALIGLFTGMVMGMQLYFALSLFGADGFLGTGVALSMVRELAPVLTAIMVTGRAGSAMTAEIGVMRISEQIDALEIMGINSMSYLVSPKMAASIISFPILTCFFNLIALFGGWLTGVLLLGANEGVYFYRVQQSLEWSDISGGFIKALVFGIVVCTV from the coding sequence ATGGAAGGACGAGCCGCAGGCGAGGGTGCGGTCAACGCGCTCACGCCGTTGACGCTGTTGGGACGGCATTTCCTGAAGATTGTGGACGAGATGGGAGCCATGTTCCTGTTTTGTCTGCATGCCATGCGCCTGATTTTTTCCTCCCTGGGGCAATTCCCCAAGATCGTTCGCCAAGTCTACTTCATCGGCGTTAAATCCATTACCGTTATTGCCTTGATCGGCCTGTTCACGGGCATGGTCATGGGCATGCAGCTCTACTTCGCGCTGTCCCTGTTCGGGGCGGACGGATTTTTGGGAACAGGCGTGGCCCTCTCCATGGTTCGCGAGCTGGCCCCCGTGCTTACGGCCATCATGGTCACGGGCCGGGCCGGATCCGCCATGACCGCGGAAATCGGGGTCATGCGCATTTCCGAGCAGATCGACGCCCTGGAGATCATGGGCATCAATTCCATGAGCTACCTGGTCAGCCCCAAGATGGCGGCGTCCATCATCAGTTTTCCCATCCTGACCTGTTTTTTCAATCTCATCGCCCTGTTTGGTGGCTGGCTCACGGGCGTACTGCTCTTGGGTGCCAATGAGGGTGTCTATTTCTACCGCGTGCAGCAGTCGCTGGAGTGGAGCGACATTTCCGGCGGGTTCATCAAGGCGTTGGTGTTCGGAATCGTTGTTTGCACCGTGAG
- a CDS encoding HD domain-containing protein, giving the protein MSDEPLKNLNGRDRLTRLADLVFEAGMLRRTPRSGYQFLGTGQENVAEHSFRTAMIGWMLAMRAGADAGHVAVMCLFHDLHEARTGDFNYVNKLYNGTDAGEALAHALSGTGLEEDVLPLWEELEAADTLESRLAQDADQIDFIANLKEQLDLGNRYAGDWIPPALERLRTEQGRELAKTIVETDHKEWWFLGPDRQWWAKKNGRRRTD; this is encoded by the coding sequence ATGTCGGATGAACCGTTGAAGAATTTGAATGGTCGGGATCGGTTGACCCGTTTGGCCGATTTGGTTTTTGAAGCCGGAATGCTGCGTCGCACGCCCCGTAGCGGGTATCAGTTCCTTGGCACCGGGCAGGAAAACGTGGCCGAGCACAGCTTCCGCACGGCCATGATCGGCTGGATGCTGGCCATGCGTGCCGGGGCGGATGCCGGGCATGTGGCCGTGATGTGCCTGTTTCATGACCTGCATGAGGCCCGCACCGGGGACTTTAACTACGTGAATAAGCTCTACAACGGAACGGACGCGGGCGAGGCTTTGGCCCATGCCCTGAGCGGCACCGGCCTGGAAGAGGATGTGTTGCCGCTATGGGAGGAGCTGGAGGCTGCCGATACGCTGGAATCGCGTCTGGCTCAGGATGCGGATCAGATAGACTTTATCGCCAATCTGAAGGAGCAACTGGATCTCGGCAACCGCTACGCCGGGGATTGGATTCCTCCGGCCCTGGAACGGCTGCGCACCGAGCAGGGACGGGAACTGGCTAAAACCATAGTGGAAACAGACCACAAGGAATGGTGGTTCTTAGGGCCGGATCGCCAATGGTGGGCCAAAAAGAACGGCAGACGCCGAACGGATTGA